The following proteins are co-located in the Chloroflexota bacterium genome:
- a CDS encoding ABC transporter ATP-binding protein, producing MPLCPHYANIVPGTSGTSHCNGERLITSIAVSGLSHRYNTDAGSLEVLRDVRLDVAPSEFVSLIGPSGCGKTTLLRAIGGLTDASYGTISLSGMTPQQLQQHKGIGFVSQDAALLPWRTALDNVRLPFQLNTGSGAADSLANAEQTLNAVGLADFAGYYPHQLSGGMRQRVAFARALAFGPDLLLMDEPLSALDEMTREEMRYELLRLWERQRPTVLFVTHSIPEAVVLSDRVAVLSARPGEIVGDIAIDLPRPRRQDVERSERFLDYTYRVKDALSSGVPAATPAVR from the coding sequence ATGCCACTCTGCCCGCACTATGCTAACATTGTGCCCGGAACTAGCGGCACAAGCCATTGCAATGGAGAGCGACTCATCACCAGCATTGCCGTCAGCGGACTTAGCCATCGCTACAATACAGACGCGGGCAGCCTTGAAGTGCTGCGCGATGTGCGCCTTGATGTCGCACCGTCCGAGTTCGTATCGCTCATCGGGCCAAGCGGCTGTGGCAAGACTACGCTGCTGCGCGCCATCGGCGGGCTGACGGACGCATCGTACGGCACAATCTCGCTGTCCGGCATGACACCGCAGCAGTTGCAACAACACAAGGGCATTGGCTTCGTGTCGCAGGACGCGGCGCTGCTACCTTGGCGCACCGCGTTGGACAATGTGCGCCTGCCGTTCCAGCTCAACACCGGCTCCGGCGCTGCGGATTCGCTCGCGAACGCTGAGCAGACGCTGAACGCGGTCGGGCTTGCAGACTTCGCGGGTTATTATCCGCACCAACTCTCCGGCGGCATGCGGCAGCGCGTTGCGTTTGCAAGAGCGCTGGCATTCGGGCCGGACCTGCTGCTGATGGACGAGCCGTTGAGCGCACTCGACGAGATGACGCGCGAGGAGATGCGCTACGAATTGCTGCGTCTATGGGAGCGGCAGAGGCCGACCGTGCTGTTCGTCACGCACAGCATACCAGAGGCGGTCGTGCTGTCCGACAGGGTAGCTGTGCTGTCCGCCCGACCCGGCGAAATCGTCGGCGACATCGCCATCGACCTGCCGCGACCGCGCCGCCAAGATGTGGAGCGCTCGGAGCGCTTCTTGGATTACACATACAGGGTTAAGGATGCGCTTTCTAGTGGAGTCCCCGCTGCGACGCCGGCAGTCCGATAG
- a CDS encoding ABC transporter permease, whose product MWSARSASWITHTGLRMRFLVESPLRRRQSDSTDANAASGRSSSGRRHRIASPFGALGYVLPPAFAIAVAVVIWEAWVRAAGVPVYIVPAPTVVIARLWGDFGFFVLHGGITLAEALAGFALGAAVAFTGATLMAHSRFLERTLLPIAILVKVTPIVAVAPLFVIWFGFGSLPKVLIASLITFFPVLVNAMVGLRAVNPGALDFFRSLHASRAETYFKLRLPSSLPYLFAAFRISIPLSVIGAVVGEWFSGDRGLGSVIIVAHNNLDMPTLFSAILVLAFLGITLTIITAYIERKMLFWHDSTMAF is encoded by the coding sequence ATGTGGAGCGCTCGGAGCGCTTCTTGGATTACACATACAGGGTTAAGGATGCGCTTTCTAGTGGAGTCCCCGCTGCGACGCCGGCAGTCCGATAGCACGGACGCCAACGCCGCCTCAGGCCGTTCGTCGAGCGGGCGGCGACATCGTATTGCATCTCCATTCGGCGCGCTAGGCTACGTCCTGCCGCCCGCATTCGCCATCGCGGTCGCAGTGGTGATATGGGAGGCGTGGGTTCGCGCCGCCGGTGTCCCTGTGTACATCGTCCCTGCGCCAACTGTGGTCATCGCGCGGTTGTGGGGCGACTTCGGATTCTTCGTGCTGCACGGCGGCATCACGCTTGCGGAGGCGTTGGCTGGCTTCGCGCTCGGCGCTGCGGTGGCGTTCACCGGCGCGACGCTTATGGCGCACTCGCGCTTCTTGGAGCGCACGCTACTGCCCATTGCCATCCTCGTCAAGGTTACGCCGATAGTCGCGGTCGCGCCGCTGTTCGTCATCTGGTTCGGATTCGGCTCACTGCCCAAGGTGCTGATCGCCAGTCTGATAACCTTCTTCCCCGTGCTGGTGAACGCGATGGTCGGCTTGCGCGCGGTCAACCCGGGCGCGCTGGACTTCTTCCGATCGCTGCACGCTTCCCGCGCGGAGACATACTTCAAGCTGCGCCTGCCCAGTTCGCTGCCGTACCTGTTCGCAGCATTCCGCATATCCATACCGCTGTCGGTCATCGGCGCGGTCGTCGGCGAGTGGTTCAGCGGAGACAGAGGCTTGGGCAGCGTCATCATCGTGGCGCACAACAACCTAGACATGCCTACGCTATTCTCAGCGATTCTAGTACTCGCATTCCTCGGCATCACGCTTACAATCATCACCGCATACATAGAGCGCAAAATGCTCTTCTGGCACGACTCGACGATGGCGTTTTGA